In Tripterygium wilfordii isolate XIE 37 chromosome 15, ASM1340144v1, whole genome shotgun sequence, one DNA window encodes the following:
- the LOC120017050 gene encoding protein FAR1-RELATED SEQUENCE 2 isoform X3 produces the protein MEIDLELPSHEELKLPSRSNTNVEIVDEVDGMQVVSQDINSTRKDHVEETCGLDANGSLRVVHEQVDVNAVGADVTSNSATCDPQNGLEFETKEAAYSFYREYARSVGFGITIKASRRSKRSGKFIDVKIACSRFGSKRDSSTTINSRSCVKTDCKAGMHMKRTQDEKWVINSFIKEHNHEICPDDFYVSIRGHNKQPGIVACQKKGLQLALDVQDIHAMLEHFMCMQDENPNFFYAMDLDHDKRLRNVFWVDAKARRDYSSFCDVVFFNTFYVKNKFRVPFAPVIGVNHHYQFMLLGCALIGNETAATFAWLMRTWLKAVGGRAPKVIITDQDKDLNEAVADIFPDSRHCYCLWHILSKITENFGFTRDQEDCFMENFDKCLYRSLIDEQFEKRWWKMVDKFKLREREWVHLLYEDRKKWVPTYMQETFLAGISTTRRSESVASFFDKYISKEATVKEFIEQYEKFLLDRYDMESQADFETQTRKPALRSLSAFEKQMSTVYTDTIFKKFQVEVAGIVSCNLQKESEDGTNKIFRVDDFEKRQNVFVAWNEAEFNICCSCRSFEFRGFLCKHAILVLQTSGVSSIPSRYVLKRWTKDAKVRQTGSELSNKHPYRAERFNDLCKLAIKLGEEGSLSQEAYNIAFQALEAVFKNCVGVNNSVRSVSEPKSLGLHGFLDVGRGNCGNDVANSSKKKKKYKKRKIYSEPQGVTIGLQDHCRSTEQLNSRAHIMENSRVPHQQNVQGMELGSRLPTLEGYSGPEQNIHGMALYRSTATRASHYGNQHSMQGLLQGQLGFRPPTMLGCFDVQESLQDMEHSAGTEYNSSVLKPHDKHLH, from the exons ATGGAGATAGATCTTGAATTGCCTTCACATGAAGAGTTAAAGTTACCCAGTAGATCAAATACAAATGTTGAAATCGTGGATGAAGTAGATGGAATGCAGGTTGTGAGCCAAGATATAAATTCTACCAGAAAGGACCATGTTGAGGAAACCTGTGGACTCGATGCAAATGGAAGTCTTAGAGTTGTGCATGAGCAGGTTGATGTCAACGCTGTGGGTGCTGATGTTACAAGCAACAGTGCCACTTGTGATCCCCAAAATGGTTTGGAATTTGAGACGAAAGAGGCAGCATATTCTTTCTACAGGGAATATGCTCGATCTGTGGGATTTGGTATCACAATAAAGGCCAGCCGTCGTTCAAAAAGATCTGGGAAATTTATTGATGTGAAGATTGCATGTTCTAGATTTGGAAGCAAGCGTGACTCAAGTACAACCATTAATTCACGCTCATGCGTAAAGACAGACTGCAAGGCTGGCATGCACATGAAAAGGACTCAAGATGAGAAATGGGTTATAAATAGTTTCATAAAGGAGCATAACCATGAGATTTGTCCGGATGATTTTTACGTTTCCATCAGAGGGCATAACAAGCAACCTGGTATAGTTGCTTGTCAAAAGAAAGGTCTGCAGCTGGCTTTAGATGTGCAAGATATACATGCGATGCTTGAGCATTTTATGTGCATGCAGGATGAGAATCCAAATTTCTTTTATGCAATGGATCTAGACCATGATAAACGTTTGAGAAATGTGTTTTGGGTTGATGCAAAAGCTAGGCGTGACTATAGCAGTTTTTGTGATGTTGTTTTCTTCAATACCTTTTACGTCAAAAACAAATTCAGAGTTCCTTTTGCTCCTGTCATTGGAGTGAATCATCACTATCAATTCATGCTACTTGGCTGTGCGTTGATTGGGAATGAGACTGCAGCAACTTTTGCTTGGTTAATGCGGACATGGCTTAAGGCAGTGGGTGGCCGTGCTCCCAAAGTAATTATTACTGaccaagacaaagatttgaatGAAGCTGTTGCAGATATATTTCCTGACTCACGCCACTGCTATTGTTTATGGCACATCTTGAGTAAGATTACTGAAAATTTCGGTTTTACTAGAGATCAAGAGGATTgttttatggaaaattttgacaaatgtCTTTACAGATCTCTAATCGATGAGCAGTTTGAAAAGCGATGGTGGAAGATGGTCGATAAATTTAAACTGAGGGAGCGTGAATGGGTACATTTATTGTACGAAGATCGAAAAAAGTGGGTCCCAACCTACATGCAGGAAACATTCTTAGCTGGAATATCTACAACTAGGAGATCTGAGAGTGTTGCGTCTTTCTTTGACAAGTACATAAGCAAGGAAGCTACAGTCAAAGAATTTATAGAGCAATATGAAAAATTTTTGCTAGATAGGTACGATATGGAATCCCAAGCTGATTTTGAGACACAAACTAGAAAACCTGCTCTAAGATCTCTCTCCGCTTTTGAGAAGCAAATGTCAACAGTTTATACTGATACAATCTTCAAGAAATTTCAGGTTGAGGTTGCAGGAATTGTTTCTTGTAACTTGCAAAAGGAAAGTGAAGATGGGACAAATAAGATCTTTCGTGTTGACGATTTTGAAAAACGTCAAAATGTCTTTGTAGCATGGAATGAAGCAGAGTTTAATATATGTTGTTCGTGTCGTTCATTTGAGTTCAGAGGCTTTCTTTGTAAACATGCTATCCTTGTTCTTCAAACGTCTGGTGTTTCCAGCATTCCCTCCCGTTATGTGTTGAAGCGTTGGACAAAAGATGCAAAAGTAAGGCAAACTGGTAGTGAACTATCAAATAAACATCCCTATAGAGCAGAACGTTTCAATGATCTATGTAAACTAGCAATCAAATTGGGGGAGGAGGGGTCCCTATCTCAAGAAGCATACAATATTGCATTTCAGGCATTAGAAGCAGTATTCAAAAATTGTGTGGGTGTAAATAATTCTGTAAGGAGTGTTTCAGAGCCCAAAAGTTTGGGCCTTCATGGATTTCTTGATGTTGGACGAGGGAATTGTGGCAACGATGTGGCAAactcatcaaagaaaaagaagaagtacaAGAAAAGAAAG ATATATTCTGAGCCTCAGGGAGTAACTATTGGCTTGCAAGACCATTGTCGGAGCACG gAACAGCTGAATTCGAGGGCACACATCATGGAGAACTCTCGTGTACCTCATCAACAGAATGTGCAAGGGATG GAATTAGGTTCAAGGCTACCAACTCTTGAAGGTTATTCTGGTCCCGAACAAAATATCCACGGAATG GCACTGTACCGATCTACGGCAACACGTGCCAGTCATTATGGGAACCAACATAGCATGCAGGGACTG TTGCAGGGACAGCTTGGTTTCAGACCACCGACCATGCTTGGGTGCTTTGACGTTCAGGAGAGTTTGCAAGACATG GAACATTCTGCGGGCACGGAGTATAACAGCAGTGTACTAAAGCCTCATGATAAGCACCTACATTAG
- the LOC120017050 gene encoding protein FAR1-RELATED SEQUENCE 2 isoform X2 — MEIDLELPSHEELKLPSRSNTNVEIVDEVDGMQVVSQDINSTRKDHVEETCGLDANGSLRVVHEQVDVNAVGADVTSNSATCDPQNGLEFETKEAAYSFYREYARSVGFGITIKASRRSKRSGKFIDVKIACSRFGSKRDSSTTINSRSCVKTDCKAGMHMKRTQDEKWVINSFIKEHNHEICPDDFYVSIRGHNKQPGIVACQKKGLQLALDVQDIHAMLEHFMCMQDENPNFFYAMDLDHDKRLRNVFWVDAKARRDYSSFCDVVFFNTFYVKNKFRVPFAPVIGVNHHYQFMLLGCALIGNETAATFAWLMRTWLKAVGGRAPKVIITDQDKDLNEAVADIFPDSRHCYCLWHILSKITENFGFTRDQEDCFMENFDKCLYRSLIDEQFEKRWWKMVDKFKLREREWVHLLYEDRKKWVPTYMQETFLAGISTTRRSESVASFFDKYISKEATVKEFIEQYEKFLLDRYDMESQADFETQTRKPALRSLSAFEKQMSTVYTDTIFKKFQVEVAGIVSCNLQKESEDGTNKIFRVDDFEKRQNVFVAWNEAEFNICCSCRSFEFRGFLCKHAILVLQTSGVSSIPSRYVLKRWTKDAKVRQTGSELSNKHPYRAERFNDLCKLAIKLGEEGSLSQEAYNIAFQALEAVFKNCVGVNNSVRSVSEPKSLGLHGFLDVGRGNCGNDVANSSKKKKKYKKRKIYSEPQGVTIGLQDHCRSTEQLNSRAHIMENSRVPHQQNVQGMELGSRLPTLEGYSGPEQNIHGMGQFNSIFPIRNNYINNQQGMQGLLQGQLGFRPPTMLGCFDVQESLQDMEHSAGTEYNSSVLKPHDKHLH, encoded by the exons ATGGAGATAGATCTTGAATTGCCTTCACATGAAGAGTTAAAGTTACCCAGTAGATCAAATACAAATGTTGAAATCGTGGATGAAGTAGATGGAATGCAGGTTGTGAGCCAAGATATAAATTCTACCAGAAAGGACCATGTTGAGGAAACCTGTGGACTCGATGCAAATGGAAGTCTTAGAGTTGTGCATGAGCAGGTTGATGTCAACGCTGTGGGTGCTGATGTTACAAGCAACAGTGCCACTTGTGATCCCCAAAATGGTTTGGAATTTGAGACGAAAGAGGCAGCATATTCTTTCTACAGGGAATATGCTCGATCTGTGGGATTTGGTATCACAATAAAGGCCAGCCGTCGTTCAAAAAGATCTGGGAAATTTATTGATGTGAAGATTGCATGTTCTAGATTTGGAAGCAAGCGTGACTCAAGTACAACCATTAATTCACGCTCATGCGTAAAGACAGACTGCAAGGCTGGCATGCACATGAAAAGGACTCAAGATGAGAAATGGGTTATAAATAGTTTCATAAAGGAGCATAACCATGAGATTTGTCCGGATGATTTTTACGTTTCCATCAGAGGGCATAACAAGCAACCTGGTATAGTTGCTTGTCAAAAGAAAGGTCTGCAGCTGGCTTTAGATGTGCAAGATATACATGCGATGCTTGAGCATTTTATGTGCATGCAGGATGAGAATCCAAATTTCTTTTATGCAATGGATCTAGACCATGATAAACGTTTGAGAAATGTGTTTTGGGTTGATGCAAAAGCTAGGCGTGACTATAGCAGTTTTTGTGATGTTGTTTTCTTCAATACCTTTTACGTCAAAAACAAATTCAGAGTTCCTTTTGCTCCTGTCATTGGAGTGAATCATCACTATCAATTCATGCTACTTGGCTGTGCGTTGATTGGGAATGAGACTGCAGCAACTTTTGCTTGGTTAATGCGGACATGGCTTAAGGCAGTGGGTGGCCGTGCTCCCAAAGTAATTATTACTGaccaagacaaagatttgaatGAAGCTGTTGCAGATATATTTCCTGACTCACGCCACTGCTATTGTTTATGGCACATCTTGAGTAAGATTACTGAAAATTTCGGTTTTACTAGAGATCAAGAGGATTgttttatggaaaattttgacaaatgtCTTTACAGATCTCTAATCGATGAGCAGTTTGAAAAGCGATGGTGGAAGATGGTCGATAAATTTAAACTGAGGGAGCGTGAATGGGTACATTTATTGTACGAAGATCGAAAAAAGTGGGTCCCAACCTACATGCAGGAAACATTCTTAGCTGGAATATCTACAACTAGGAGATCTGAGAGTGTTGCGTCTTTCTTTGACAAGTACATAAGCAAGGAAGCTACAGTCAAAGAATTTATAGAGCAATATGAAAAATTTTTGCTAGATAGGTACGATATGGAATCCCAAGCTGATTTTGAGACACAAACTAGAAAACCTGCTCTAAGATCTCTCTCCGCTTTTGAGAAGCAAATGTCAACAGTTTATACTGATACAATCTTCAAGAAATTTCAGGTTGAGGTTGCAGGAATTGTTTCTTGTAACTTGCAAAAGGAAAGTGAAGATGGGACAAATAAGATCTTTCGTGTTGACGATTTTGAAAAACGTCAAAATGTCTTTGTAGCATGGAATGAAGCAGAGTTTAATATATGTTGTTCGTGTCGTTCATTTGAGTTCAGAGGCTTTCTTTGTAAACATGCTATCCTTGTTCTTCAAACGTCTGGTGTTTCCAGCATTCCCTCCCGTTATGTGTTGAAGCGTTGGACAAAAGATGCAAAAGTAAGGCAAACTGGTAGTGAACTATCAAATAAACATCCCTATAGAGCAGAACGTTTCAATGATCTATGTAAACTAGCAATCAAATTGGGGGAGGAGGGGTCCCTATCTCAAGAAGCATACAATATTGCATTTCAGGCATTAGAAGCAGTATTCAAAAATTGTGTGGGTGTAAATAATTCTGTAAGGAGTGTTTCAGAGCCCAAAAGTTTGGGCCTTCATGGATTTCTTGATGTTGGACGAGGGAATTGTGGCAACGATGTGGCAAactcatcaaagaaaaagaagaagtacaAGAAAAGAAAG ATATATTCTGAGCCTCAGGGAGTAACTATTGGCTTGCAAGACCATTGTCGGAGCACG gAACAGCTGAATTCGAGGGCACACATCATGGAGAACTCTCGTGTACCTCATCAACAGAATGTGCAAGGGATG GAATTAGGTTCAAGGCTACCAACTCTTGAAGGTTATTCTGGTCCCGAACAAAATATCCACGGAATG GGacaatttaattcaatttttccAATCCGCAATAATTACATCAACAACCAACAGGGCATGCAGGGACTG TTGCAGGGACAGCTTGGTTTCAGACCACCGACCATGCTTGGGTGCTTTGACGTTCAGGAGAGTTTGCAAGACATG GAACATTCTGCGGGCACGGAGTATAACAGCAGTGTACTAAAGCCTCATGATAAGCACCTACATTAG
- the LOC120017050 gene encoding protein FAR1-RELATED SEQUENCE 2 isoform X1 produces the protein MEIDLELPSHEELKLPSRSNTNVEIVDEVDGMQVVSQDINSTRKDHVEETCGLDANGSLRVVHEQVDVNAVGADVTSNSATCDPQNGLEFETKEAAYSFYREYARSVGFGITIKASRRSKRSGKFIDVKIACSRFGSKRDSSTTINSRSCVKTDCKAGMHMKRTQDEKWVINSFIKEHNHEICPDDFYVSIRGHNKQPGIVACQKKGLQLALDVQDIHAMLEHFMCMQDENPNFFYAMDLDHDKRLRNVFWVDAKARRDYSSFCDVVFFNTFYVKNKFRVPFAPVIGVNHHYQFMLLGCALIGNETAATFAWLMRTWLKAVGGRAPKVIITDQDKDLNEAVADIFPDSRHCYCLWHILSKITENFGFTRDQEDCFMENFDKCLYRSLIDEQFEKRWWKMVDKFKLREREWVHLLYEDRKKWVPTYMQETFLAGISTTRRSESVASFFDKYISKEATVKEFIEQYEKFLLDRYDMESQADFETQTRKPALRSLSAFEKQMSTVYTDTIFKKFQVEVAGIVSCNLQKESEDGTNKIFRVDDFEKRQNVFVAWNEAEFNICCSCRSFEFRGFLCKHAILVLQTSGVSSIPSRYVLKRWTKDAKVRQTGSELSNKHPYRAERFNDLCKLAIKLGEEGSLSQEAYNIAFQALEAVFKNCVGVNNSVRSVSEPKSLGLHGFLDVGRGNCGNDVANSSKKKKKYKKRKIYSEPQGVTIGLQDHCRSTEQLNSRAHIMENSRVPHQQNVQGMELGSRLPTLEGYSGPEQNIHGMGQFNSIFPIRNNYINNQQGMQGLALYRSTATRASHYGNQHSMQGLLQGQLGFRPPTMLGCFDVQESLQDMEHSAGTEYNSSVLKPHDKHLH, from the exons ATGGAGATAGATCTTGAATTGCCTTCACATGAAGAGTTAAAGTTACCCAGTAGATCAAATACAAATGTTGAAATCGTGGATGAAGTAGATGGAATGCAGGTTGTGAGCCAAGATATAAATTCTACCAGAAAGGACCATGTTGAGGAAACCTGTGGACTCGATGCAAATGGAAGTCTTAGAGTTGTGCATGAGCAGGTTGATGTCAACGCTGTGGGTGCTGATGTTACAAGCAACAGTGCCACTTGTGATCCCCAAAATGGTTTGGAATTTGAGACGAAAGAGGCAGCATATTCTTTCTACAGGGAATATGCTCGATCTGTGGGATTTGGTATCACAATAAAGGCCAGCCGTCGTTCAAAAAGATCTGGGAAATTTATTGATGTGAAGATTGCATGTTCTAGATTTGGAAGCAAGCGTGACTCAAGTACAACCATTAATTCACGCTCATGCGTAAAGACAGACTGCAAGGCTGGCATGCACATGAAAAGGACTCAAGATGAGAAATGGGTTATAAATAGTTTCATAAAGGAGCATAACCATGAGATTTGTCCGGATGATTTTTACGTTTCCATCAGAGGGCATAACAAGCAACCTGGTATAGTTGCTTGTCAAAAGAAAGGTCTGCAGCTGGCTTTAGATGTGCAAGATATACATGCGATGCTTGAGCATTTTATGTGCATGCAGGATGAGAATCCAAATTTCTTTTATGCAATGGATCTAGACCATGATAAACGTTTGAGAAATGTGTTTTGGGTTGATGCAAAAGCTAGGCGTGACTATAGCAGTTTTTGTGATGTTGTTTTCTTCAATACCTTTTACGTCAAAAACAAATTCAGAGTTCCTTTTGCTCCTGTCATTGGAGTGAATCATCACTATCAATTCATGCTACTTGGCTGTGCGTTGATTGGGAATGAGACTGCAGCAACTTTTGCTTGGTTAATGCGGACATGGCTTAAGGCAGTGGGTGGCCGTGCTCCCAAAGTAATTATTACTGaccaagacaaagatttgaatGAAGCTGTTGCAGATATATTTCCTGACTCACGCCACTGCTATTGTTTATGGCACATCTTGAGTAAGATTACTGAAAATTTCGGTTTTACTAGAGATCAAGAGGATTgttttatggaaaattttgacaaatgtCTTTACAGATCTCTAATCGATGAGCAGTTTGAAAAGCGATGGTGGAAGATGGTCGATAAATTTAAACTGAGGGAGCGTGAATGGGTACATTTATTGTACGAAGATCGAAAAAAGTGGGTCCCAACCTACATGCAGGAAACATTCTTAGCTGGAATATCTACAACTAGGAGATCTGAGAGTGTTGCGTCTTTCTTTGACAAGTACATAAGCAAGGAAGCTACAGTCAAAGAATTTATAGAGCAATATGAAAAATTTTTGCTAGATAGGTACGATATGGAATCCCAAGCTGATTTTGAGACACAAACTAGAAAACCTGCTCTAAGATCTCTCTCCGCTTTTGAGAAGCAAATGTCAACAGTTTATACTGATACAATCTTCAAGAAATTTCAGGTTGAGGTTGCAGGAATTGTTTCTTGTAACTTGCAAAAGGAAAGTGAAGATGGGACAAATAAGATCTTTCGTGTTGACGATTTTGAAAAACGTCAAAATGTCTTTGTAGCATGGAATGAAGCAGAGTTTAATATATGTTGTTCGTGTCGTTCATTTGAGTTCAGAGGCTTTCTTTGTAAACATGCTATCCTTGTTCTTCAAACGTCTGGTGTTTCCAGCATTCCCTCCCGTTATGTGTTGAAGCGTTGGACAAAAGATGCAAAAGTAAGGCAAACTGGTAGTGAACTATCAAATAAACATCCCTATAGAGCAGAACGTTTCAATGATCTATGTAAACTAGCAATCAAATTGGGGGAGGAGGGGTCCCTATCTCAAGAAGCATACAATATTGCATTTCAGGCATTAGAAGCAGTATTCAAAAATTGTGTGGGTGTAAATAATTCTGTAAGGAGTGTTTCAGAGCCCAAAAGTTTGGGCCTTCATGGATTTCTTGATGTTGGACGAGGGAATTGTGGCAACGATGTGGCAAactcatcaaagaaaaagaagaagtacaAGAAAAGAAAG ATATATTCTGAGCCTCAGGGAGTAACTATTGGCTTGCAAGACCATTGTCGGAGCACG gAACAGCTGAATTCGAGGGCACACATCATGGAGAACTCTCGTGTACCTCATCAACAGAATGTGCAAGGGATG GAATTAGGTTCAAGGCTACCAACTCTTGAAGGTTATTCTGGTCCCGAACAAAATATCCACGGAATG GGacaatttaattcaatttttccAATCCGCAATAATTACATCAACAACCAACAGGGCATGCAGGGACTG GCACTGTACCGATCTACGGCAACACGTGCCAGTCATTATGGGAACCAACATAGCATGCAGGGACTG TTGCAGGGACAGCTTGGTTTCAGACCACCGACCATGCTTGGGTGCTTTGACGTTCAGGAGAGTTTGCAAGACATG GAACATTCTGCGGGCACGGAGTATAACAGCAGTGTACTAAAGCCTCATGATAAGCACCTACATTAG